CAAAATAATGACAGAGCAAGATAAGCTGGAGCAGGTTAATGATTTTTTTAATCGCAACATCAAATTTGTCGACGATTCAGTCTTATGGCGAAAGAGCGACTATTGGGCGACACCTGTCGAATTTTTAGCCAAGGGCGCTGGTGATTGCGAGGATTTTTCAATTGCCAAATATTTTACTTTGATAGAAATTGGCGTTGATGAAAGCAAACTGCGAATTACTTATGTTAAGGCATTGGATTTTAATCTCTCACATATGGTGTTGACTTATTTTGAATCTCCTCAGGCTGTACCGTTGGTATTGGACAGCCTCAAGCCGAATATCCGTTATGCGACAGATCGTAAGGATTTATTACCGGTTTATAGTTTTAACGGCCGTAGTTTGTGGTTGGCTAAAATCAAGGGCAGTGGACAATTGGTCGGTAATGCAGATCAACTAAATTTATGGGCCGATCTTAAGCGCCGGATGTTGGAAAAGTTGCTTTAATCGTAACTGCGCATCCATTAAAAGTAGCAGGCTGAGACTGTTATAGATTCGCCAATTATAAAATAATTTTTTTTGTGTTTGGATAATTCATTGTTTTCCAGAAATTAAATCTCCATGGTACGTCGTTTAAATCTTATACCAAATACCATCCATTCAAGGGATCTGTTGGCATATAAATTATTTATCTGAAAATATACAGCTATAGCCATACCTGAGTGAGTCAAGTTTTTTTCAAAAATCGCTTAAGTTAGTTGTAGGGATGAAAAAACGTTCCTACATACGTCCGATAATTAAATTTCCAACTATACTTACAAGAGATTTTTAAAATCAGTGATGTTCTGGATGCCGCATGAGATTTGTTTGAAAAGATATGCTTACAGACAGGATAAATCTGCGCTTAAAACATACATTTATAAATTAACGCGACGATTCGGATTACCAACAAATGACCAGATTCAGCTTAAAGAGTTTGATATTTTCATATTACAGGGGCAATACCGTGTTGTTTTTTTTCGGTTGCATACTTTGGCTGTCCAGCCAGTCTTTTGCTTTGGCGGCTGATGTTTATCGTCTTAACCCAGGCGACAAGCTGGAAATTACTGTTTGGCAGGAGGAGGACTTAAAACAGGAGGTCGTTGTACTGCCGGATGGTACGATCTCTTTCCCTTTGGTTGGTCACGTCGCTGCTGCCGGTAAAACGACTGAGGACTTGGTCAGCTTGCTGCGGGAACGGTTAAGTAAATTTATTCCTGATTCACAAATAAATGTTAGGCTGCTTGCTGCAGAGGGTAACATGATTTATATTGCCGGCGAGGTCGCCCATCCGGGTGCATTCGTCATGAAAAGGCCCACAAATATTATACAAGCATTGAGTATGGCGGGTGGCTTGACGACATTTGCAAAAAAAAATGACATCATCGTTTTAAGGAGTGAAACAGACGGACGTAATAAATCTTTGCCCTTCGAGTATGGCGATATTGAGGATGGAAAAAACATAGAATCGAATATCCTGTTGCAAAGCGGCGATACTATCGTTGTACCTTGATTTGTTTCAGAAAAGTATGCGCTGGAACCGAAAAATGGCATTGCTTGTTATCTGCTGTATTGGCTGTGGGAGAGATATAAGCGCAGCCGAATGGACGTTGAAAGGATCCTTGGGGCAACAATTACAGTATAACGATAATATTGCCATGAGTCCTGTTAGTAAAGAATCAGTGGTTGGATATCTTTTGGCACCGGGCTTCCAAGCAACCCGAAAGTCGGGAGCCTTGGATATTGGCTTTCAAGGGCAGGGTGATATTCGTCGTTACGATGATTCGCGTTGGAACTGTGATAATTATAATCTGGGCCTCAACAACGATTATCGAGTCAGACGCAGTATTTTTAGTTTAAATGGTGGGTATACCGTTAGTTGTTCATATGCCCAACAACTTGCCCAGACAGGGATTTTGGTACCTAATAGTCAGTCTACAAATTACCGATTGGCACCCTCGTGGACTTGGCAGTGGACAGATCGTGATCAAATGATCCTGGCTTCTTCATATTCCAAAACAAGCTACAGCAACTCTTTAGGTGGCATCGCTTCAAATACTGACATAGGTTTCAGTGGTAATGATACTTACGCTGTTAATCTGAGTGCTAATCATCTATGGAGTCGACGCCTTTCTTTAAATGGAAAGCTTGTTTTTTCCAATATCCAATACACAGGGTCAGACTCATCGACTCAAAATCTGTTTGGCTTTCAACTGGGAACCAATTACACCATTAACCATTATTGGGCAGTCAGTGCGAGCGGTGGCCCAGTCTGGGTTGATACCAAACAAAGTTCGTCTGGACAGGCTTCTTCGTTGTCTTTAGGGAGTATTGCCAATATCAGTTTAAATTTTAATGGCCAGTTGGCCAAATTTTCTGGCGGATATTCTAACTCGGTTAATCCGAGTGCCATTGGGCAAACACTGCAAACCCGATCCATATTTGCCAATTATTCGTACCGATTATCCCGGCATGTTGTGCTGGATCTTGTCAGTAGTTATTCACGTAGCGAATCAATCGGCGGGCAGTCGACTGATAATATAACCAGCCAATTTAACCGTAGTTACTTTACTGCATCTCCAGGCATTGTCTGGGAGCTTGAAAAAAACTGGAGACTGAGAGGCAGTTATAGTTATAGTTGGCAGGATTATCAGCAAGACAACAATGTAGCAAATATAAATACGGGGGTGAGCGATTCTAATTTGGTGATGCTTTCTCTAAACTATTCTTGGGATGGAATACATGGCTTTCCCATAAAAAATTAACTTGCTCAAGCAGTATTAATGCTTGGTTTTTTCTTAAACTGCTCAAC
Above is a window of Methylobacter sp. S3L5C DNA encoding:
- a CDS encoding transglutaminase-like cysteine peptidase; the protein is MPAVKHQILFRIIIFVVICIACISIIREFFSEASNVYGWLQLQPVILEKIEKKYGLAARQRFVDWQKLMDAGKIMTEQDKLEQVNDFFNRNIKFVDDSVLWRKSDYWATPVEFLAKGAGDCEDFSIAKYFTLIEIGVDESKLRITYVKALDFNLSHMVLTYFESPQAVPLVLDSLKPNIRYATDRKDLLPVYSFNGRSLWLAKIKGSGQLVGNADQLNLWADLKRRMLEKLL
- a CDS encoding TonB-dependent receptor produces the protein MALLVICCIGCGRDISAAEWTLKGSLGQQLQYNDNIAMSPVSKESVVGYLLAPGFQATRKSGALDIGFQGQGDIRRYDDSRWNCDNYNLGLNNDYRVRRSIFSLNGGYTVSCSYAQQLAQTGILVPNSQSTNYRLAPSWTWQWTDRDQMILASSYSKTSYSNSLGGIASNTDIGFSGNDTYAVNLSANHLWSRRLSLNGKLVFSNIQYTGSDSSTQNLFGFQLGTNYTINHYWAVSASGGPVWVDTKQSSSGQASSLSLGSIANISLNFNGQLAKFSGGYSNSVNPSAIGQTLQTRSIFANYSYRLSRHVVLDLVSSYSRSESIGGQSTDNITSQFNRSYFTASPGIVWELEKNWRLRGSYSYSWQDYQQDNNVANINTGVSDSNLVMLSLNYSWDGIHGFPIKN
- a CDS encoding polysaccharide biosynthesis/export family protein → MTRFSLKSLIFSYYRGNTVLFFFGCILWLSSQSFALAADVYRLNPGDKLEITVWQEEDLKQEVVVLPDGTISFPLVGHVAAAGKTTEDLVSLLRERLSKFIPDSQINVRLLAAEGNMIYIAGEVAHPGAFVMKRPTNIIQALSMAGGLTTFAKKNDIIVLRSETDGRNKSLPFEYGDIEDGKNIESNILLQSGDTIVVP